Within the Burkholderia mayonis genome, the region TCGACGATGCGGATCGGATACGCGCGCACGGGCTCCGTCACGGGCGCGCATTTCGGCGCGCCCGTGCGGATGTCGAAGAGCCCCTGATGCAGCGGGCATTCGACGCAGCCGTCCTCGATGAAGCCTTCGGACAGCCGCGCATGTCCGTGCGTGCACAGGTCGTGCAGCGCGAACACGTCGTCGCCGATCCGGAACACCGCGACCGGCCGGCTGCCGACGACGCGCGCGGCCGGCTCATCTTCCGTGAATTCATCGAGCGCGCCGAGCGGATGCCACGCGGCGACGGTTTCGTTACGCATGCTTCGAACTCCTTGTCAGATCAGATCGGCGTCGCGAGCAGCGTCTGCACGCGCGACGTGTCGTAGATCACGCGCTTCTTCCGGTAGCGCAGCCCGTCGGCCGTGCGCACGACCGTGTCGTAATACTTGCCCGCCTGGTACACGCTCGATTCGCCGTCGCTGCGCGTCTGCACGACGACGTAGCTGCTCTCCGTCTCGATCTCGCCGTCCTCCGCGCCGACGATCGCGAGTCCGGACGTCATGTGCCGATACGTGTGCGCTTCGAAGATGTTCGCGTGGCGCAGCGACACGACGCGGTCGCGCAACATCCGCCGGTTCGTGCAATGGACGATGCCGATCGGCAAGCCCATGTCCGCGTTTTCCTTCGGGACGATTTCGTACAGACAATCTTCGGTGAAAAGCTCCGGCCAACGTTCGAGCCGGTCGTTGTCGAGATGGCTGATGTAGCGGTCCTGCAGCATGTGCAGCTCGAACCACACGCGCATGTCGTCGGTGATGTCGGTCATGTTCGTCTCCCGCTTCAATAGCCCATCAGCTTCTGGTAGCCGACCCAGAACTTGCGGATCAGGCTCTCGGTGATCGCCGTGTCCTCCTGGTCGGGATTGCCGCGCGACATCTCGATCACCGATGCCGCGTCCGCGTCGCGCACGGTGCCGCGCTGGACGAGCTCGGTCGCCTCGGTGTCCTCCATCGAGATGTAGCCCGCGGGCCCGACGAGGTTCGCCTGCTTGATCCGCAGCTCGCGCAGCTCGGGCGTGTCGTCCGCGTAACCGAAGAAGTGGAAGACCAGCTCGAAGTTCTTCGGCCCCTTCGGCAGCAGTTGCCGCGCGACGAGCGTGTTGTGGATCTGCTGGATCACGAGCTGAGGGAAGATCGGCTGGATGTGGTTCGTCGTGTCCTCGTCGTACTCGGACACGAGGCCGAGGATCGATTCGTCCTCGAGCGCGAAACCTTCGTCGAACGAACGGATGTTCTGCTGCTTGTATGCGCTCGCGGTGTCCGCGTCCTCGCGCGTCTTCGTCATCGTGATGATGCTGTGCAGCCCGTGCGTCGCGTCCGGAATCGAGCGCGCCTTCATCCCGACGCGGAAGATGTTGAACGTCGTATGGAACAGATGCAGCATGCTCGCGTGATACGGATCCTTCACGTTCTCGAAATACAGCTTCCAGTTCGACTTCGAATACTGGCGCGTGCAGCCGAGATACTCGATCGGCTTGTGAAAGATCCGCTCGATCCACGGCCGCATCTGCGGGCCGAGATAGTCGGGCAGCGGCGCGACGTCGTCGCTGAACGTCGCGAACACGAGGCCCTGGTAGCTGTCGACGCGCAGCTTGCGCAGCCCGTGATGCGTCGGATCGAAGTCCGCGGGCATTCCAGACATGCCCTTCTGGCCGCGCCTGAACGGCACGCCGAGCAGGTTGCCCTGGCTGTCGAAGCTCCACTGGTGGTACACGCACGTATGCGAGCTCGCGTTGCCGCGCGCCTTGCGGCACACCTGCGCGCCGCGGTGCGCGCAGCGGTTCACCCACGCGGCGAGCGCGCCGTCCTCGCCGCGCGTGACGACGACGGGCGTGTCGCCGACGAACGTGCTCTTGAAGTCGCCCGGATTCGGAATCTCCGCTTCGAGCGCGACGAAATTCCATGTCGGACCGCGAAAGATCCGCTCCTGCTCGCGGTCGTACACCGCCTGCGAGCTGAACACCTTGTACGGCACGCGCGAGCCGTCATCGCGCGGGAATCGCACGTCGGACGAATCGGTGCGATTGATCAGCGATACTGGCGATTCGGTCAGTTCCATCGTTGTCTCCTGTCGATCGGAGTTAGCGCTTCAGCGCTTACTCCGATCCCATGCAAAGCTATCGATCGGAGTTAGCGCTTCAGCGCTTACTCCGATCCCATGCAAAGCTGTCGATCGGAGTTAGCGCTTCAGCGCTTACGCCGATCCCATGCAAGATGCTTGCGGTTGAGGCGGTCGACAATCCGCCTGACGGGACTGATTTTTGAAACGCTAAAATCCGCCGTCTATCCGGAAAGTGCGGTTGCGGCGGCGCAGTATCCACTTCCGGCGGATTTTGTGCGCTACGATGCGCGCATCAGACATGCCATCCGGCCGACGAGCGATATTCAGGACGCCGGCGCTTTGTGCGAGGCAGACGATCATGCCCCCGACCCCATTCGATCCGCTCGCGCTGCGCGAGCACCGGCTGTTCGAATCGCGCGATCTCGACGAGACGCGCGAGCGGATCTCGCGCGTGATGCAGCCGCACGCGCTGCTGCCGGACGGCACGCGGCACGGGCCGTCACATATGGATTTCGTGCGGCTCGGCGGGCTCGGAATCGGAACCATCGCGTTCGGCGACGCGATGCAGGTGCGCGTCGACGCGGTCGACGGCTATCACTTGCTGATGTTTTGTCTGACGGGTTGCGCGCAGGTCCGCACGATGGGGCGCGCGTTCGACGTCGATGGCCACACGGGCGTGCTGTGCCCGCCCGGCGAGCCGTTCGCCGCGCACCTTTCCCGCGATTGCGAGCAGTTCGTCCTCCGTATCGATGCCGCGACGCTCGCCGCGCACATCGGCGATGCGGCGGCGTCGCTCGATCCGGTGATCGGCGTCGACGATTCGGCGCTGAGCGCGTGGATGCAGCAGCTGAAGCTCGTCGCGCGCTCGCCCGAACTGCTCGCGAGCGCAAGCGCGAACCCGCGCGTCGCGGCGAGGCTCGAGCAATTGCTGCTCGACCTGCTGATCGACGGCCATCCGCCCGCCGCCGCGCCCGTGCGGCGCGCCGACCCGGCGCCGGGCTTCGTGCGGCGCGCGCAGGAATTCATCGACACCCAATTCGCGCAGCCGTTGCAGCTCGCGGATATCGCGCAAGCGGCGGGCGTGCCCGAACGCACGCTGCGCGACGGCTTCCTGCAGTTTCGCGGAATGAGCCCGATGCAGTACCTGCGCAAGATGCGGCTCGATCATGCGCGCGAGTTGCTGCGCGCGGCGGCGCCCGACCGGCGGATCGCCGAGATCGCGCTCGACTGCGGCTTCGCGCACCTCGGCCGCTTCGCGATCGCGTACCGCGAGCGGTTCGGCGAGCTGCCGTCCTCGACGCTCGCCGGCCAGCGCGACGCTTGAGCCGGCCCGCGCTCCGCGCGCGGCGTCAGCGGCCCGCCATCAGTTCGCGCGCGAGCGAGCAGAACAGCGTGGTCGCGCGGCTTGCGTCGTGCAGCCGCCGGCTCAGGATGATCGGCGACGTCGCGACGGGCTCCGGCAGCGGCCGGTAGACGACGCCCTTCACTCTCACCCCTTCGACGCTCTCCGGCACGAGCGACACCCCGACCTGCGCGGCGACGAGGCCGAGCGCCGTCTGCAGCTCGCGCACCTCGTGCACCGCCGCGGGCGCGAGGCCGCCGTCGCGCAGCGCGGACAACTGCTGATCGGCGAAGCTCGGCCGCGGCGTACTCGGGTAAACGATCAGCGTCTGCGCGGCGATCTCCGCGAGCGAGAGCGGCGCGCCGGGCGCGGCGAGCGGATGCCCGTCCGGCAGCGCCGCGATCAGCCGCTCTTCGACGAGCACCTCGCGCACGAGCTGGTCGTCGTCGAAGCGCAGCCGGCCGAAGCCGATGTCGATCCGGCCGCCTTTCAGCGCGCCGAGCTGCTCGAGCGTGAACATTTCGTTCAGCGACAGCTCGACCGCCGGCGCGGCCTCGCGGAACGCGCGGATCACGTCGGGCAGCGCGCCGTACAGCGTCGACGGCACGAAGCCGATCACGATCCGCTCTGCCGCCTGCGCGAGCCGGCGCGTGAGCGGCGCGAGCTCGTCGGCCTGCTCGAGCACGCGCCGCGCCTGAGCGTAGAACACCCGCCCTGCATCGGTCAGCTTCAGCGGCCGCGCGCCGCGCTCGAAGAGCGGCAGGCCGATCTCGTCCTCGATCAGCTGCAGTTGGCGGCTCAACGGCGGCTGCGTCATGTGCAGCCGTTCCGCGGCGCGCGTGATGTTCATTTCCTCGGCCACCGCGATGAAATACCGGAGCTGACGCAGTTCCATGCATACCTCGAAAGTATGGAAGTAGTCGGAATGGGTGTTGGACGCCGTCGCGCGTTTGTTTCTACCATGTGCGCGACAGGAGGATTTCGATGATAGCAACAGGCATCACCATCGACCGCATCGAGACGCTGCTCGTCGACGTGCCGACGATCCGGCCGCACAAGCTGTCGGTCGCGACGATGAACTGCCAGACGCTCGTGCTCGTCCGCGTTCGATGCTCGGACGGTATCGAAGGCGTCGGCGAAGGCACGACGATCGGCGGCCTCGCGTACGGCGAGGAAAGCCCCGAGAGCATCCGCACGAACATCGACACCTATTTCGCGCCGCTGCTGCAAGGCGCGGACGCGACCCGCCCCGGCGCCGCGATGGCGCGCGCGCACAAGCTGTTCCAGGGCAACCGCTTCGCGAAATGCGCGCTCGAGACCGCGCTGTTCGATGCGCAGGCGCGCCGGCTCGGCGTGCCGCTGTCCGAGCTGTTCGGCGGCCGCGCGACCGATGCGCTCGACGTCGCGTGGACGCTCGCGAGCGGCGACACCGATCGCGACATTGCGGAGGCCGAAGCGATGCTCGAAGCGCGCCGCCATCGCGCGTTCAAGCTGAAGATCGGCGCGCGCGCGGTCGCCGACGACGTCGCGCACGTGGTCGCGATCAAGCGCGCGCTCGGCGAGCACGGCGACGTGCGCGTCGACGTGAACCAGGCGTGGACCGAGAGCGAAGCGGTGTGGGCGAGCATGCGGCTCGCGGAAGCGGGCGTGAGCCTCGTCGAGCAGCCGATCGTCGCGACGAACCGCGCGGGCCTCAAACGCCTGACCGCGCTCGCGCACATCCCGATCATGGCCGACGAGGCGCTGCACGGCCCCGTCGACGCATTCGCGCTCGCGCGCGACCGCGCGGCCGACGTGTTCGCGGTGAAGATCGCGCAATCGGGCGGCCTGCAAGGCGCCGCGGCCGTCGCGTCGATCGCGGCCGCGGCCGGCATCGATCTGTACGGCGGCACGATGCTCGAAGGCGCGGCCGGCACGATCGCGTCCGCGCAGCTCTTCAGCACGTTCGGCTCGCTCAAGTGGGGCACCGAGCTGTTCGGCCCGCTGCTGCTGACCGAAGAGATCCTCGTCGAGCCGCTGCGTTACGAGGATTTCAAGCTGCACCTGCCGGCCGCTCCCGGTCTCGGCATCGCTTTCGATTGGGCCCGCATCGAGCGGATGCGACGCCGGTCCCGCTGACCCACGCCTACATTCATTGATATTGGAGACGCAGATGAACAAGGAAGCCATCGACGCCCTGCTGAAGTCGTTCGACGACGCCGCGACGCATCCCGGCAACCCGCGCGTGCGCGCGATCGTCAACCGGATCGTGAAGGACCTGTTCCACACGATCGAGGATTTCGACGTGCAGCCGAGCGAATTCTGGACCGCGCTCAACTACCTGAACGAAGCAGGCAAGGAATTCGGCCTGATCGCGGCCGGCCTCGGCTTCGAGCGCTTCCTCGACGTGCGGATGGACGAAGCGGAAGCGAAGGCCGGCCTGCAAGGCGGCACGCCGCGCACGATCGAAGGGCCGCTGTACGTCGCCGGCGCGCCGGAAACGGTCGGCCATGCGCGTCTCGACGACGGCGCCGATCCCGGCCAGACGCTGCTGATGCGCGGCCGCGTGCTCGGCGACGACGGCAAGCCGCTCGCGAACGCGCTCGTGGAAGTATGGCATGCGAACCATCTCGGCAATTATTCGTACTTCGATCCATCGCAGCCGGCGTTCAATCTGCGCCGCTCGATCCGCACCGGCGCCGATGGCCGCTACAGCTTCCGCAGCGTGCTGCCCGTCGGCTACAGCGTGCCGCCCGGCAGCAAGACCGAGCAGTTGCTCGGCCAGCTCGGCCGCCACGGCCACCGTCCCGCGCACATCCACTTCTTCGTGTCGGCGCCCGGCCATCGCAAGCTGACGACGCAGATCAACATCGAAGGCGATCCGCACATCTGGGACGACTTCGCGTTCGCGACGCGCGAGGGCCTGATTCCGGAGATCAAGCAGGCCGAAGGCGCGCAAGGCAAGCCTTACGGAATCGACGGTCAATTCGCGCTGATCGACTTCGACTTCTCGCTGACGCACGAGCGCGGCGACGTGCCGGCGAGCGAAGTCGAGCGCGTTCGCGCGCAGGCGTGAGCGGCGTCGCCGCAACGTTCATCGCAAGGAGCAAACCATGCTGTTTCATGTGGAAATGACCGTCGACCTGCCCGCCGACATCGATCCGGTGAAGGCGGCCAGCCTGAAGTCGGAAGAAAAGGAGATGGCGCAGCGGCTGCAGCGCGAAGGCGTGTGGCGGCACCTGTGGCGCATCGCGGGCCGCTACGCGAACGTCAGCGTCTTCGACGTCGAGAGCCCCGCGCATCTGCACGACGTGCTGAGCCAGCTCCCGCTCTTCCCGTACATGCGGATCGAAGTGCGCGCGCTGTGCCGGCATCCGTCGTCGATCCACGACGACGATCGCTGAGCGGCGCATCGCGTCGGCCGCGCAAAATGAAACGGACGCACGGTTGTTCTCCGTGCGCCCGCGCTTTTTCACATGCA harbors:
- the andAc gene encoding anthranilate 1,2-dioxygenase large subunit AndAc, producing the protein MELTESPVSLINRTDSSDVRFPRDDGSRVPYKVFSSQAVYDREQERIFRGPTWNFVALEAEIPNPGDFKSTFVGDTPVVVTRGEDGALAAWVNRCAHRGAQVCRKARGNASSHTCVYHQWSFDSQGNLLGVPFRRGQKGMSGMPADFDPTHHGLRKLRVDSYQGLVFATFSDDVAPLPDYLGPQMRPWIERIFHKPIEYLGCTRQYSKSNWKLYFENVKDPYHASMLHLFHTTFNIFRVGMKARSIPDATHGLHSIITMTKTREDADTASAYKQQNIRSFDEGFALEDESILGLVSEYDEDTTNHIQPIFPQLVIQQIHNTLVARQLLPKGPKNFELVFHFFGYADDTPELRELRIKQANLVGPAGYISMEDTEATELVQRGTVRDADAASVIEMSRGNPDQEDTAITESLIRKFWVGYQKLMGY
- the catA gene encoding catechol 1,2-dioxygenase, with amino-acid sequence MNKEAIDALLKSFDDAATHPGNPRVRAIVNRIVKDLFHTIEDFDVQPSEFWTALNYLNEAGKEFGLIAAGLGFERFLDVRMDEAEAKAGLQGGTPRTIEGPLYVAGAPETVGHARLDDGADPGQTLLMRGRVLGDDGKPLANALVEVWHANHLGNYSYFDPSQPAFNLRRSIRTGADGRYSFRSVLPVGYSVPPGSKTEQLLGQLGRHGHRPAHIHFFVSAPGHRKLTTQINIEGDPHIWDDFAFATREGLIPEIKQAEGAQGKPYGIDGQFALIDFDFSLTHERGDVPASEVERVRAQA
- a CDS encoding muconate/chloromuconate family cycloisomerase; translated protein: MIATGITIDRIETLLVDVPTIRPHKLSVATMNCQTLVLVRVRCSDGIEGVGEGTTIGGLAYGEESPESIRTNIDTYFAPLLQGADATRPGAAMARAHKLFQGNRFAKCALETALFDAQARRLGVPLSELFGGRATDALDVAWTLASGDTDRDIAEAEAMLEARRHRAFKLKIGARAVADDVAHVVAIKRALGEHGDVRVDVNQAWTESEAVWASMRLAEAGVSLVEQPIVATNRAGLKRLTALAHIPIMADEALHGPVDAFALARDRAADVFAVKIAQSGGLQGAAAVASIAAAAGIDLYGGTMLEGAAGTIASAQLFSTFGSLKWGTELFGPLLLTEEILVEPLRYEDFKLHLPAAPGLGIAFDWARIERMRRRSR
- the andAb gene encoding anthranilate 1,2-dioxygenase ferredoxin subunit AndAb, with the protein product MRNETVAAWHPLGALDEFTEDEPAARVVGSRPVAVFRIGDDVFALHDLCTHGHARLSEGFIEDGCVECPLHQGLFDIRTGAPKCAPVTEPVRAYPIRIVDGQVEIHVDG
- the andR gene encoding anthranilate 1,2-dioxygenase regulatory protein AndR, which encodes MPSGRRAIFRTPALCARQTIMPPTPFDPLALREHRLFESRDLDETRERISRVMQPHALLPDGTRHGPSHMDFVRLGGLGIGTIAFGDAMQVRVDAVDGYHLLMFCLTGCAQVRTMGRAFDVDGHTGVLCPPGEPFAAHLSRDCEQFVLRIDAATLAAHIGDAAASLDPVIGVDDSALSAWMQQLKLVARSPELLASASANPRVAARLEQLLLDLLIDGHPPAAAPVRRADPAPGFVRRAQEFIDTQFAQPLQLADIAQAAGVPERTLRDGFLQFRGMSPMQYLRKMRLDHARELLRAAAPDRRIAEIALDCGFAHLGRFAIAYRERFGELPSSTLAGQRDA
- a CDS encoding LysR family transcriptional regulator, with translation MELRQLRYFIAVAEEMNITRAAERLHMTQPPLSRQLQLIEDEIGLPLFERGARPLKLTDAGRVFYAQARRVLEQADELAPLTRRLAQAAERIVIGFVPSTLYGALPDVIRAFREAAPAVELSLNEMFTLEQLGALKGGRIDIGFGRLRFDDDQLVREVLVEERLIAALPDGHPLAAPGAPLSLAEIAAQTLIVYPSTPRPSFADQQLSALRDGGLAPAAVHEVRELQTALGLVAAQVGVSLVPESVEGVRVKGVVYRPLPEPVATSPIILSRRLHDASRATTLFCSLARELMAGR
- the catC gene encoding muconolactone Delta-isomerase, with amino-acid sequence MLFHVEMTVDLPADIDPVKAASLKSEEKEMAQRLQREGVWRHLWRIAGRYANVSVFDVESPAHLHDVLSQLPLFPYMRIEVRALCRHPSSIHDDDR
- the andAd gene encoding anthranilate 1,2-dioxygenase small subunit AndAd, whose protein sequence is MTDITDDMRVWFELHMLQDRYISHLDNDRLERWPELFTEDCLYEIVPKENADMGLPIGIVHCTNRRMLRDRVVSLRHANIFEAHTYRHMTSGLAIVGAEDGEIETESSYVVVQTRSDGESSVYQAGKYYDTVVRTADGLRYRKKRVIYDTSRVQTLLATPI